A window of Cryptomeria japonica chromosome 3, Sugi_1.0, whole genome shotgun sequence contains these coding sequences:
- the LOC131874027 gene encoding uncharacterized protein LOC131874027, whose product MLGQIKKGWNSKLSLALWSDRITVKKSTRKSSFELVYGKKARLLLDNLLPVHRFMIQEGIDVEDPLQERLIQLVELDEIKMEAQKQNVKAHDQMKKLYDKRVTDRKFEIDDWVLMWDSINEDKGNYGKFEALWLGPYVIMEKVGENAYYIQVLQETIRNCQYMDST is encoded by the coding sequence ATGCTAGGACAAATTAAAAAGGGATGGAATTCAAAATTGAGTCTGGCACTTTGGTCTgatagaataacagtcaagaagTCCACAAGAAAATCttcatttgaattggtttatggaaaGAAAGCTAGACTTCTGTTGGATAATCTTTTGCCTGTCCATAGATTTATGATACAAGAAGGAATTGATGTGGAAGATCCTTTGCAAGAGAGGCTGATTCAACTAGTAGAGCTTGATGAGATCAAAATGGAAGCCCAAAAGCAGAATGTTAAGGCACATGATCAAATGAAAAAGTTATATGACAAAAGGGTGACAGATAGGAAGTTTGAGATAGATGATTGGGTCCTGATGTGGGATTCCATAAACGAGGACAAAGGTAATTATGGAAAGTTTGAGGCCCTTTGGCTTGGGCCATATGTGATTATGGAGAAAGTAGGGGAGAATGCATATTACATACAGGTGCTACAGGAGACAATCAGGAACTGCCAGTACATGGACAGTACCTGA